The following are encoded in a window of Bacillus sp. SORGH_AS_0510 genomic DNA:
- a CDS encoding ReoY family proteolytic degradation factor, with amino-acid sequence MATPVSVNEKKDFIRWFLNHYQLKRRECVWILNYLMSHDQLMEKVHFVEQAQYCPRGLIMSTHCVDKVPFRFYKENVMTTDAEKSFHDIRLNRDEDIFIQLNFHASNQAHQYAAVLEENPFVPKHLQVNEKDGMIAEQLLQSSIQRFQREKLLQMIDEALDKQDRKAFEMLTEKLNKLMVTEQKGSLR; translated from the coding sequence ATGGCAACCCCTGTTTCTGTCAACGAGAAGAAGGACTTTATTCGCTGGTTTTTAAATCACTATCAATTAAAGAGAAGAGAATGTGTCTGGATATTAAACTATTTAATGAGCCACGATCAGTTAATGGAAAAGGTTCATTTTGTTGAACAGGCACAGTATTGCCCACGAGGATTGATTATGTCTACACATTGTGTGGATAAGGTTCCATTTAGGTTCTATAAAGAAAACGTAATGACTACTGATGCTGAAAAATCCTTTCATGATATCAGACTTAATCGGGATGAGGATATTTTTATTCAGTTAAACTTTCATGCATCCAATCAGGCACATCAGTATGCTGCGGTTTTAGAAGAAAACCCATTTGTTCCTAAACACTTACAAGTGAATGAAAAGGATGGAATGATTGCAGAACAACTCTTACAAAGTAGTATTCAACGTTTTCAACGTGAGAAGCTGCTACAAATGATTGATGAAGCACTCGACAAACAAGACCGTAAAGCTTTTGAAATGTTAACGGAAAAATTAAATAAACTAATGGTGACAGAACAAAAAGGAAGTTTGCGTTAA
- a CDS encoding ubiquinol-cytochrome c reductase iron-sulfur subunit — protein MSKERVSRRQFLSYTLTGVGGFMAAGMLMPMVRFAVDPVLKAEEGGDFIATKQKVSEITDEPVRVDFTFKQKDAWYESEVTNTAWVYKDDNGKIVALSPTCKHLGCTVGWNTDKKYPNQFFCPCHYGRYEKNGKNIPGTPPLAPLDLYPYKEKDGYLYLGKAQPRKEA, from the coding sequence ATGAGTAAAGAGCGCGTTTCAAGACGTCAATTTTTAAGCTACACATTAACTGGTGTAGGCGGTTTCATGGCAGCCGGAATGTTAATGCCAATGGTTCGTTTTGCAGTAGATCCTGTATTAAAGGCTGAAGAAGGCGGAGACTTTATTGCAACAAAACAAAAAGTTTCTGAAATTACTGATGAACCAGTTCGTGTGGACTTTACCTTCAAGCAAAAGGATGCTTGGTACGAGTCTGAAGTAACAAATACTGCATGGGTTTACAAGGATGATAATGGTAAAATAGTTGCTTTATCACCTACTTGTAAGCATCTAGGCTGTACGGTAGGCTGGAATACTGATAAGAAATATCCAAACCAATTCTTCTGTCCATGCCATTATGGTCGATATGAGAAAAACGGTAAAAACATACCAGGCACACCACCGTTAGCACCACTTGATCTTTATCCGTACAAGGAAAAAGACGGTTACCTTTATTTAGGAAAAGCTCAACCGCGGAAGGAGGCGTAA
- a CDS encoding YpiF family protein has translation MKWVPKDIETYITAKEYVDTAIIPLYSVSVGEDMKQSAAAAEFITLLTNHLERQFTGRVLLFPPFTYLKKEEGEISLAALQEWEKSVFQGSMKYVFYITSDLEWRSREGELKGSMIWLPTLPLEHMTDSQKMEMIDSQAKQLFVLFTQKWHENE, from the coding sequence ATGAAATGGGTCCCAAAAGATATTGAAACTTACATAACTGCAAAGGAATACGTAGATACTGCTATTATACCGCTTTATTCTGTTTCAGTTGGAGAGGATATGAAGCAATCAGCAGCAGCAGCTGAGTTTATTACATTACTAACAAATCATCTAGAAAGACAGTTTACAGGAAGAGTATTGTTGTTTCCTCCTTTTACGTATCTCAAAAAAGAAGAAGGGGAGATCAGTTTAGCTGCTTTACAGGAGTGGGAGAAAAGCGTTTTTCAAGGCTCAATGAAATATGTGTTTTATATAACATCAGACTTAGAATGGCGTTCTAGAGAAGGGGAGTTAAAGGGATCCATGATTTGGCTGCCGACTCTGCCGCTTGAACACATGACTGATTCTCAAAAAATGGAGATGATTGATAGTCAAGCAAAGCAACTTTTTGTTCTTTTTACGCAAAAATGGCATGAAAATGAGTAA
- the qcrB gene encoding menaquinol-cytochrome c reductase cytochrome b subunit has product MLNKIYDWVDERLDITPLWRDIADHEVPEHVNPAHHFSAFVYCFGGLTFFVTVIQILSGMFLTMYYVPDIKNAWESVYYLQNEVAFGQIVRGMHHWGASLVLVMMFLHTLRVFFQGAYKKPRELNWIVGVLIFFVMLGLGFTGYLLPWDMKALFATKVGLQIAEATPFIGSYVKVLLAGHEHIVGAQTLTRFFAIHVFFLPGVLLGLMGAHFIMIRKQGISGPL; this is encoded by the coding sequence TTGTTAAACAAAATTTACGATTGGGTAGATGAACGTTTAGATATTACGCCTTTGTGGCGCGATATCGCAGACCATGAAGTACCAGAGCATGTGAATCCAGCGCATCATTTTTCAGCGTTTGTTTATTGTTTTGGCGGTCTAACATTCTTCGTAACAGTTATTCAAATTTTATCTGGTATGTTCTTAACAATGTACTATGTACCAGATATTAAAAATGCTTGGGAATCTGTATATTATCTTCAAAATGAAGTTGCTTTTGGACAAATCGTTCGTGGAATGCATCACTGGGGTGCAAGTTTAGTACTTGTCATGATGTTTTTACATACACTTCGCGTATTTTTCCAAGGTGCATATAAAAAACCTCGTGAATTGAACTGGATTGTCGGAGTACTTATTTTCTTCGTCATGCTTGGTTTAGGCTTTACAGGTTATTTATTACCTTGGGATATGAAAGCGTTATTTGCAACAAAAGTAGGTCTTCAAATTGCTGAGGCTACTCCATTCATTGGAAGTTATGTGAAGGTTTTACTTGCAGGCCATGAACACATTGTTGGTGCACAAACATTAACTCGATTCTTTGCAATCCACGTATTCTTCTTACCGGGAGTATTACTTGGCTTAAT